The Watersipora subatra chromosome 1, tzWatSuba1.1, whole genome shotgun sequence genome has a window encoding:
- the LOC137399989 gene encoding transcription factor SPT20 homolog — MAGASPFRDNRRHSGFSGSPSLSNSPAPYPPGGPSPGPSNFTSNKQPVKLATTLPKAPKAPEKPLMPYMRFSRKVWDSVKAKNQDLRLWQIGKIIGQMWRELADSEKKEYNDAYESDKVQYQENLKIYHNSAQYQNYLREKQKAEHQIEEEERRAKAAPVNDHRVSMQPADYDTDTDSQMSVKHVASARFHRNHTLINEIFSDTVVPDGRSVVTEQRMHNIKKQVLSLMEHQQKLEKELTEITEKFTEKKRKFLDSSEEFRKRLKEECDGKPVMTSARFDALVLKHKAELRIKYEKMAEQQKQQQERAQERAQVVQHHLQQQQSILQQQSSPSPQSQGGSQQSPGLQQQSQGLQHSSQVMQPQGMQQPQGMQQPQGMQQQPQGMQQQPPPGMQQQQPPPGMQQQQPPPSMQLQSLPGMQQQQPSPGMQQQQPPPGMQQQPPPGMQQQPPGMQQQPPPGMQQQPSPGMQQQPPLGMQQQPPPGMQQQKQGIPQPQGMQQQPQGMPQPQGMQQQPQGIQPQGMQQQSQGMQQQPPGMQHQPHGMLQQQSHGSQPSPQGMQQAPQGIQSPPQGTQQQLPGMQQQPQQSQGMQQQTQIMHQQAQGIPPQMQQANVAQQFTPQPGQFSHQPIAQPQAMYPHQMPSHLLPQMPTQHPLLSQQPGGGFASDMPIKGVGYPQQGVHAPLNPTPATRQQIGDSTAKPIGSANRDSANSNSQAFSMSGGDNKGEAPAESGGKPVASSAEQTNESSSETPRLDEEGNA; from the exons ATGGCGGGGGCGTCTCCATTCAGAG ATAACCGACGACACAGTGGGTTTAGTGGGTCCCCTTCACTAAGCAATTCACCG GCCCCGTATCCTCCAGGCGGTCCTTCTCCAGGGCCATCCAACTTTACATCTAATAAGCAGCCAGTCAAACTTGCTACG ACACTCCCAAAAGCCCCTAAAGCTCCAGAAAAGCCTTTGATGCCATATATGAGATTTAGTCGAAAGGTGTGGGACTCTGTGAAGGCTAAAAACCAGGATCTTCGGCTATGGCAAATTGGGAAAATAATAGGACAAATGTGGAGGGAGTTGGCCGACTCAGAAAAGAAGGAATACAATGATGCCTATGAGTCTGATAAG GTTCAGTATCAAGAAAATCTGAAGATTTACCACAATTCCGCACAGTATCAAAATTACTTACGGGAAAAGCAAAAAGCAGAGCATCAAATTGAAGAAGAGGAACGGAGAGCGAAGGCC GCACCAGTAAATGACCACAGAGTATCCATGCAGCCAGCGGATTACGACACTGACACAGATTCTCAGATGTCTGTGAAGCATGTGGCCTCCGCTCGCTTCCACAGAAACCACACACTGATTAATGAGATATTCTCAGATACAGTCGTTCCTGATGGAAGATCTGTAGTTACCGAGCAGCGGATGCACAATATTAAAAAGCAG GTACTTTCACTGATGGAGCATCAGCAGAAGTTGGAGAAGGAACTCACAGAGATAACTGAGAAGTTTACAGAAAAAAAAAGGAAGTTTCTCGATAGCAGTGAAGAGTTTCGAAAACGACTTAAAGAG GAATGTGATGGTAAGCCAGTAATGACATCAGCAAGATTTGACGCTCTTGTCCTCAAGCACAAGGCTGAGCTGAGGATCAAATACGAAAAGATGGCGGAGCAGCAGAAGCAGCAGCAGGAGAGAGCGCAGGAGAGAGCGCAGGTTGTGCAACATCATTTACAGCAACAGCAGTCCATACTTCAACAGCAGTCTTCGCCTAGTCCACAGTCACAGGGAGGGTCACAACAATCACCAGGGTTGCAACAGCAGTCACAAGGACTGCAGCACTCATCGCAAGTAATGCAACCACAAGGAATGCAACAACCACAGGGAATGCAACAACCACAGGGCATGCAGCAGCAACCACAGGGCATGCAGCAGCAACCTCCTCCAGGCATGCAGCAGCAGCAACCTCCTCCAGGCATGCAGCAGCAGCAACCTCCTCCAAGCATGCAGCTGCAATCTCTTCCAGGCATGCAACAACAACAACCTTCTCCAGGCATGCAGCAACAACAACCTCCTCCAGGCATGCAACAACAACCTCCTCCAGGCATGCAACAACAACCTCCTGGCATGCAACAACAACCTCCTCCAGGCATGCAACAACAACCTTCGCCAGGCATGCAACAACAACCTCCTCTAGGCATGCAACAACAACCTCCACCTGGCATGCAACAACAAAAACAGGGCATACCACAACCACAAGGTATGCAACAACAACCACAGGGCATGCCACAACCACAAGGTATGCAACAACAACCACAGGGCATACAACCACAAGGTATGCAACAACAATCACAGGGCATGCAACAACAACCGCCAGGTATGCAGCATCAGCCTCATGGAATGCTGCAGCAGCAATCACATGGATCGCAACCATCACCACAGGGAATGCAGCAAGCCCCACAGGGAATCCAATCACCGCCACAGGGAACGCAACAGCAATTACCAGGCATGCAACAACAGCCACAACAATCTCAAGGAATGCAACAACAAACACAGATTATGCATCAACAAGCGCAGGGAATTCCGCCACAAATGCAGCAGGCGAATGTAGCCCAGCAGTTCACTCCTCAACCCGGTCAATTCTCTCATCAGCCGATAGCTCAACCACAGGCCATGTACCCACACCAGATGCCTTCTCACTTGCTACCACAAATGCCCACCCAGCACCCTCTTCTATCACAACAACCTGGGGGTGGTTTCGCATCAGACATGCCCATCAAGGGCGTGGGATACCCCCAACAAGGAGTGCATGCACCATTAAATCCTACTCCAGCCACCCGCCAACAA attGGAGATTCGACAGCCAAGCCAATAGGGTCAGCTAACAGAGATAGTGCTAACAGCAACTCGCAGGCATTTTCCATGTCAGGGGGAGATAACAAG